Part of the bacterium genome is shown below.
CGGCAGGCGATGTCGTCGCAGACGTGGAGCACGCGACGAGGCCGCGGTGTGGTGGACAGAAGGCCGTAGAACGTGGCGACGCCCCACGCTTCCGCCGGCGGCACGGAGAGCCGCCGGCACACGTACATGAGCCCGCCCTCGGAGATCCAGCCCATGGCGGACTGGAGCGCGTGCAGCGCGGGGAGGAGGAGCGGCCGACGTGCCCGGGCGGCGTGGCCGCCGTAGGCGATGTGCCCGTCCCGATGCGGGACGCGTTCGCCGCCCTCCCAACCCGACTGGGGCGGCCCGAGCACCGCATCGACCGCCGCGCGCTCGGCGGCGGTGGGCTGTGCATCACTGAACCGGAGATCCATGGGCAGCGACCAGCTCGCCGGCGAGTTCGTCGGCGTCACAGGGTTCGATGCGTACGGCGGCGGCCTTGAACTCGGCCGTTCCGGACCTGGGGTCCGTGGCGTCGATGGTGAGCGCGTTGGTGCGCAGGTTGTCCTGGTCGTGGAACGTCATGAACACGAGGCCGGGCCTCAGGTTCGGGTCCACGTGGACCGTGGCGATGACGCTCCCGCGGCGAGAGGACACGCGCACCAGGCTGCCCTCCTGGACGCCGAGGCGTTCGGCATCCTCGGGCGAGATGTCGATCCCCTCGCGCCGGCGCAGCGGCGACGCGTAGCCCATCGTCTGGATGCCGGTGTTGTAGGAGTCGAGGCGCCGGCCGGTCGTGAGCTGGAACGGGTACTCCTCGTCCGGCAGCTCGACCGGCGGCTCGTATGCCACCACGCTGAACGGCGCGGGCGGCCCGCCCCGCGGCTCTTCGTGGAGCCGCGCGTGGAGGAACAGGGTACCCGGGTGCGACTCGTCCGGGCAGGGCCACTGGATGCCGCCCAGCTCCTCCAAGCGGCGGTAGCTCATGCCGCCGAACATGTGCGGCGCCATGGCGCGCACCTCGTTCCACACCGCCTCGGGATCCGGGTCGGGCCAATCCAGGCCCATGCGCCGCGCGAGCTCGGTGATGATCCAGAGGTCGTCGCGCGCGTTGCCCGGCGGGCGCAGCGCTGCGCGGACCCGCTGCACGCGGCGCTCGCTGTTGGTCACGGTGCCGTCGCTCTCGCACCACGCCGCCGCGGCGGGCAGCACGACGTGGGCGAGCCGCGCGGTCCGGGTGAGGAAGATGTCCTGCACGACGAGGTGCTCGAGGCCCGCCAGCAGACGCTCGGTGCGGTTCTGGTCCGCCTCGGACTGCGCGGGGTTCTCGCCGATCACGTAGAGGCCGACGAGCTCGCCGCGCTCCATGGCCTCGAACATCTGCGTGACGTTCCACCCCAGCCGGTCCGGCAGCTTGACGTTCCAGGCCGCTTCGAAGCGGGCCTTGACCACGGGATCGAGCGGGTCCTGGAAGCCGACCAGGCGGTTGGGCAGCGCGCCCATGTCTCCGCCGCCCTGGACGTTGTTCTGCCCGCGCAGCGGGGCGAGGCCCGAGCCGTAGCGGCCGACGTGGCCGGTGAGCAGGGCCAGGTTGATCAGGGCCAGGACGTTGTCGACCGCGTTGTGGTGCTCGGTGATGCCGAGCGTCCAGCAAATGATGGCGCGCGGAGCGGTGGCGTACGTGATCGCCACCTCGCGGATCGCCTCGGCGGGCACGCCCGTGACGCGCTCGGCCCGCTCGAGCGTCCACTCCTCGACGCTCTCGCGATACGCCTCGTAGCCGGTCGTCGCGTTGGCCACGAAGCGCTCGTTCACCAGCCCCTCGTGGATGATGACGCGGGCCATGGCGTGGGCGAGCGCGATGTCGGTCCCGACGTTCAGGCCGAGCCACACGTCCGCCCATTGCGCGGAGGGCGTACGCCGCGGATCGATGGCGTACAACTTCGCCCCGCGGTTCACCGCCTTGAGGATGTGATGGAAGATGATCGGGTGATTCTCCCTGGGGTTGCCGCCCCACAGGAGGATCACATCCGTCTCCTCCATTTCCCGGTACGAGACGGTCCCGCCGCCCGCACCGAACACCGTCGCCAGACCGACGACGCTGGGTGCGTGTCAGGTCCGGTTGCAGCTATCGACGTTGTGTGAGCCGAACGCGACGCGCGCGAGCTTGCCGGCCAGGTAGTTCAGCTCGTTCGTGGACTTCGAGCAGCTGAAGATCCCCAGGCCGTTGCTGCCGCGCTCCTCGCGGATGCGGAGGAAGCCCTCCGCCGCCCGATCCAGCGCCTCGTCCCACGAGGCGGGGCGCAGCTCGCCGCCGACCCGGACGAGGGGCTCCGTCAGCCGGACGTGGCCGCGCGCGTTCCTGGTCCTGGTCAAGGCCCACCTCCACGTGAGGTTTCTGCTTGTGGTATCGTAGTATAGCGCCGCCCCGCCGGGCCTGTCAAAGACCCGGGGGCTCGACGCCGGGCGGCGCGAGCGTGCCGGGCCGCGCGGCTGCCGCTATTATTCCCGGCCTGGACGGCGGCACCCTTCGACCGAGAGCGTGGTGATGGAGCGACGATCCGT
Proteins encoded:
- a CDS encoding formate dehydrogenase, which codes for MTRTRNARGHVRLTEPLVRVGGELRPASWDEALDRAAEGFLRIREERGSNGLGIFSCSKSTNELNYLAGKLARVAFGSHNVDSCNRTUHAPSVVGLATVFGAGGGTVSYREMEETDVILLWGGNPRENHPIIFHHILKAVNRGAKLYAIDPRRTPSAQWADVWLGLNVGTDIALAHAMARVIIHEGLVNERFVANATTGYEAYRESVEEWTLERAERVTGVPAEAIREVAITYATAPRAIICWTLGITEHHNAVDNVLALINLALLTGHVGRYGSGLAPLRGQNNVQGGGDMGALPNRLVGFQDPLDPVVKARFEAAWNVKLPDRLGWNVTQMFEAMERGELVGLYVIGENPAQSEADQNRTERLLAGLEHLVVQDIFLTRTARLAHVVLPAAAAWCESDGTVTNSERRVQRVRAALRPPGNARDDLWIITELARRMGLDWPDPDPEAVWNEVRAMAPHMFGGMSYRRLEELGGIQWPCPDESHPGTLFLHARLHEEPRGGPPAPFSVVAYEPPVELPDEEYPFQLTTGRRLDSYNTGIQTMGYASPLRRREGIDISPEDAERLGVQEGSLVRVSSRRGSVIATVHVDPNLRPGLVFMTFHDQDNLRTNALTIDATDPRSGTAEFKAAAVRIEPCDADELAGELVAAHGSPVQ